In Sulfolobales archaeon, the genomic window TCTCTTACCCTTCTCCCAAGAGACAAACTTATAAGGCCCAGTACCTACAACCTCAGTTATAGTCTGATTACCAAACCTCTTAATAACATCTAGACTAGTTATTAGCAGATAGCTCGTAAGGGCCCTCAGGAATGGCGCAAATGGCTCCTTCAGATAGATCTTAACGGTATATCTATCTACAACCTCCGCCCTCTCAACCGGGCCCAGCTGGCTTCTAAGAGGCACTCTTACCGTTGGATCTATCCACCTATCTATATTCGCCTTCACAACAGTCGCGTTAAATTCAGAGCCATCGTGGAATTTAACGCCCTTTCTAAGGTAGAATGTATATACCAACCCATCTGGCGATACCTCCCACCTCTCAGCAAGCCACGGAATAACATTACCCTTATCATCGAACCATACTAGAGTTTCATACACGTGTCTTAGAACATTGTGAACAGTGATCGACGTTTGTCCGTGAGGATCTACTGTGTCTAGATCTGTTCCTATTGCTATTTTGAGTATATCTTTTTTAGAGGTTATTGTCTGCTGAGGTGTTGTTATTATCTGTGTAGCTCCTCTAGCCTCTGTTCTAGCTGTTGTCTGAACCCCCGCACCAGCCTGTCCAGGGGCTTGCTGTAGCATGATTATAGATGCTGCTACAGCTATAACAACAACAGCTATTACAATCCCTGCAAGGGCAAGCCTCGATAGACCAGACACCATAGAGGAACCCGCAGATAGTATAGCTTAAAAGAATTAAAAGCAATTGAAATCCCTATTTTTCAAAACCGGCATTGTCGGTGCATCTGATAATCAGATATATACAACTATCAATCATATTCCTTAGCCTGTGGCTAGCGATGGAAACGATAAAAAGTATCTATAACATAACATGTATTCAGATCATGTGGAGACTAAGTAGGAGGGGGTTTAGTATCAGGATCGGTCTCGAGTGATCTATGCTTGCTGGATTTCTTACTGGGCTTATTAGCGGTGGGTCGTTAGGGGTTTTACAGGACTTTTTCCTAGCTTTGGCAATAAATATTATACTTATTATACTTAAATAAATATAATATAATTAATGTCTTCTCCCAATAGCAGGGCCCCTTATAATCTGGTATATATTAATGCCACTATTCAAAGGACTTATAGGAACATCAGCCCCGGTCTTCTCGGTGGTGGATATTGTGATATTTTCTTTCAATTATATTGTAGATCATCCCAGGCTCTCGTCTGGCCTAACCCTATGCTCGGTTTTAGGCGTGTTACCCCTATCCCCGTATAACACAGGGCCCGGGGTTATGGCTTTCTTCTTAGCTAGTGTCACGCTCTGGTGTTGGCGGGCATAGAGATACGGGGTCAGCGCTACATGCTAATCGCTAGGGGTTAGCCCGCCAACGCCCAGAAGAAATGGGAACAAAAGGATATAAATAACAAATATTCCCGCCCTAAAGAAGGGGGCTTTCAGTTGCAATTGCTCTTATGGTGCTATGGTATAGAATATGAGATATAATAAGCGATATTAACCCCCTTTATCGGATTATATAAAGCATAGGGAGCATTATAAAATAGTTATGGAGAAAATACCATGTCTCGGATGAGTGAGGAAGATGAGGTCCTTGTTGTAGATGGTGATTCAAAGGATAGATTTGATCTAGGTGATGTTTTGAATAGGGTTATTCATGGTGATTGCCTTGAGGTGTTGAGGAGGCTCCCCTCGGAAATTGTGGATATGGTTTTCTTCGATCCTCCATATTTTCTCCAGCTTCCTAGGAAGAGGCTTGTTAGGTGGGAGGTTAGGACTGTTGTTGAGAGTCCTGAGGAGCCTTGGGATTACTTCGATTCTTGGGATGAGTATGATTCCTTCATAGCGGGGGTTTTGAAGGAGGTTAGGAGGCTTATGAAGCCTAATGCAACTATATGGGCTATTGGGACCTATCATAATATCTATAGGATTGGGAAGATCATGCAGGATCTAGGCTTCTGGATATTGAACGATGTGATATGGTTTAAAACAAATCCAATGCCCAACTGGCTAGGGGTTAGAATGACAAACGCAACAGAAACACTCATATGGGCTGTCAAGGATAGAGGTGTTAAGAACTATACATTCAACATAGAGGAGGCAAGAAGATACAGCCTAAAGGACTGGGGCAACAAGCTAGCCTATAACGTCTGGAGAATACCCATATGCTCTGGAGAGGAGAGGCTGAAAGATGAAAAGGGAAAAAGGCTTCACCCAACACAGAAGCCAGAGGAGCTCCTAGAGAGAATAATACTAATATCAACAAAGCCAGGAGACATAATCCTAGACCCAA contains:
- a CDS encoding DNA methyltransferase, encoding MSRMSEEDEVLVVDGDSKDRFDLGDVLNRVIHGDCLEVLRRLPSEIVDMVFFDPPYFLQLPRKRLVRWEVRTVVESPEEPWDYFDSWDEYDSFIAGVLKEVRRLMKPNATIWAIGTYHNIYRIGKIMQDLGFWILNDVIWFKTNPMPNWLGVRMTNATETLIWAVKDRGVKNYTFNIEEARRYSLKDWGNKLAYNVWRIPICSGEERLKDEKGKRLHPTQKPEELLERIILISTKPGDIILDPMAGTGTTGAVAMRLGRRFILIEKEEKYVKAIRERLKRVEMESISGIY